GATATCACTCTGGAACATGTCACACATACAGAAAACAGACATGTCTAACACCTAGTACTCTGTAATGAGTTTAAGGAGGAACTAGAACACACCTGAAACTAATTAAGATTAAGAAATACGTTCAAGGAAAAGAAAAACTGAAACTCGTAAAAGAGAATATTTGAAGTTTTTCTTACCAATTGCgccaccacaaatgcagacatGAGAAGAGCTCCAGGTCTCTCCAGAAATGACCAGCTCAGAGTGCGAGTAATAAAGATGAGGGTCCGGCTAATGTTGGTAACTTGCATATATATTGCAGATGAAGTTTTCTCTGTGTTTCCAGATAGAGAGCTCACACCCAAATTATCCTGTTACAGTTGATTTACATATATTAAtatatgcatgaggaaaagaaAGTGTCCATATATAATATCTAATAATTGCAGTACTTTATAATCCTTTTTATTACCTCGAAGAAATCTGTGTCATTTACGACCCAGTAAAATAACACAGTGACTAAGGCGAGATATGCCCCGATGACACAACCAGTAACAAAAATCTCATTCAGTTTCCAACAGTCAGGACTTGGAGATGGCCTGACACGATCTTTAGAGATTGCTATGATTATTCCTGCATTTTAGTTAAACATACAAGAATTAGAGCTTTACTGAAGGCATTTCCCCCATAGGAAAGGACCGAAAAGTCCAGTTTTTCCTCTTCAATTTTATCAGAAAACAATAGTGCTAACAGTGAAACAAAATAGTTCCCAAGGCTTGTAATGTGAGAGGGAGTCTACAAGTGATAAGTTCAACAGACAAGTACATCAATAATGCAGTATGATTCCAGAAGGTATTACCATTATTTAATATAGCTATAATCAGAAGTTCTGAAACATAAATGTGGCAAGTCATACTCCTAGATTAAGGCTTCATTCCAGAAGGTTAAGCCATCTTGGGGGGATGGAGATCCAACATATATCTGAAACTGCATATATTTTAAAAGCTTAACGTTCGATGCTCTTAATCAGAATCTAAGAGTGCCACCACTCCTAGATTAAAGCTTAACTTTCTGGAATGGTGGCACTCTTATAATCAGAAGTTCAGAACCATAAATGGTGGCACTCTTAGATTCAGATTGAAATTTAAGCTATT
This genomic stretch from Spinacia oleracea cultivar Varoflay chromosome 3, BTI_SOV_V1, whole genome shotgun sequence harbors:
- the LOC110788366 gene encoding ATPase 8, plasma membrane-type isoform X2, whose translation is MTCHIYVSELLIIAILNNGIIIAISKDRVRPSPSPDCWKLNEIFVTGCVIGAYLALVTVLFYWVVNDTDFFEDNLGVSSLSGNTEKTSSAIYMQVTNISRTLIFITRTLSWSFLERPGALLMSAFVVAQLVFNNPMEWPFTFEEIDEVREKLANLITSDCLGYFLVLNLKLRMLAIF
- the LOC110788366 gene encoding ATPase 8, plasma membrane-type isoform X1, with the protein product MGGQSQSCDLDSRKIVMCFPSSAGHLLNWPPLPLLISGIIIAISKDRVRPSPSPDCWKLNEIFVTGCVIGAYLALVTVLFYWVVNDTDFFEDNLGVSSLSGNTEKTSSAIYMQVTNISRTLIFITRTLSWSFLERPGALLMSAFVVAQLVFNNPMEWPFTFEEIDEVREKLANLITSDCLGYFLVLNLKLRMLAIF